One genomic segment of Mycolicibacterium psychrotolerans includes these proteins:
- the prcA gene encoding proteasome subunit alpha: protein MSFPYFISPEQAMRERSELARKGIARGRSVIALAYADGVLFVAENPSRSLQKVSELYDRVGFAAVGRFNEFNNLRSGGIRFADTQGYAYSRRDVTGRQLANVYAQTLGTIFTEQAKPYEVELCVAEVAHHGETKAPELYRITYDGSIADEPHFVVMGGTTEPIITALTESYAENLSLADAVSIAVKALGAGGNGTEPRTLAPSTLEVAVLDANRPRRAFRRITGAALEAMLPAAETPAEAPESESKD, encoded by the coding sequence GTGAGCTTCCCGTATTTCATCTCGCCCGAGCAGGCGATGCGTGAGCGTTCCGAGCTCGCCCGCAAGGGCATCGCCCGCGGCCGCAGCGTGATCGCGCTGGCCTACGCGGACGGCGTGCTGTTCGTCGCGGAAAACCCGTCGCGGTCGCTGCAGAAGGTCAGCGAACTCTACGACCGGGTCGGTTTCGCCGCCGTCGGCCGCTTCAACGAGTTCAACAACCTGCGCAGCGGCGGTATCCGGTTCGCCGATACGCAGGGCTACGCCTACTCGCGTCGCGACGTGACCGGCAGGCAGCTGGCCAATGTGTACGCCCAGACTCTGGGCACCATCTTCACCGAGCAGGCCAAGCCCTACGAGGTGGAGCTGTGCGTGGCCGAGGTGGCTCACCACGGCGAGACCAAGGCACCCGAGCTGTATCGCATCACCTACGACGGGTCGATCGCGGACGAGCCGCATTTCGTGGTGATGGGCGGCACGACCGAGCCGATCATCACCGCGCTCACCGAGTCCTACGCCGAGAATCTGAGCCTGGCCGACGCCGTGTCGATCGCGGTGAAGGCGCTGGGCGCGGGCGGCAACGGTACCGAGCCGCGCACGCTGGCCCCGTCGACGCTCGAGGTCGCGGTGCTCGACGCCAACCGTCCGCGCCGCGCGTTCCGGCGGATCACCGGCGCGGCGCTCGAGGCGATGCTTCCCGCCGCGGAGACGCCGGCCGAGGCCCCCGAGTCCGAGTCGAAGGACTAG
- a CDS encoding RecB family exonuclease yields the protein MSEQDDRPVRRPALSPSRASDFKQCPLLYRFRAIDRLPEPSSTAQVRGSVVHAALEQLYLLPAPERVPETALSLAAPAWERVVAEKPSLADDITPELRATLLDEARALLSGYYRLEDPTRFDPQACEQRVEVELTDGTLLRGFVDRIDVAPTGEVRVVDYKTGKAPPEARALAEFKAMFQMKFYAVALLRSRGVLPARLRLLYLADGQVLDYTPDLDELLRFEKTLMAIWSAIRAAGATGDFRPNPSRLCDWCAHRAHCPVFGGTPPPYPGWPQVPDEGDPDAVLRAPDAAA from the coding sequence ATGAGCGAGCAGGACGACCGGCCGGTGCGTCGGCCGGCTCTGTCCCCGTCTCGGGCCAGCGACTTCAAGCAGTGCCCACTGCTCTACCGGTTCCGGGCCATCGACCGGTTGCCGGAGCCGTCCTCGACCGCCCAGGTCCGCGGATCGGTGGTGCACGCCGCGCTCGAACAGCTCTACCTGTTGCCGGCGCCCGAGCGGGTACCCGAGACGGCGCTGTCGCTGGCCGCTCCGGCATGGGAGCGCGTGGTCGCCGAGAAGCCGTCGCTGGCCGACGACATCACCCCTGAACTGCGCGCCACACTCCTGGATGAGGCCAGGGCGCTGCTGTCCGGGTACTACCGACTGGAGGATCCGACGCGGTTCGATCCGCAGGCCTGCGAGCAGCGGGTCGAGGTGGAACTGACCGACGGCACGTTGCTGCGTGGCTTCGTCGACCGCATCGATGTCGCGCCCACCGGGGAGGTCCGGGTCGTCGACTACAAGACCGGGAAGGCGCCTCCGGAAGCCCGCGCCCTTGCCGAGTTCAAGGCGATGTTCCAGATGAAGTTCTACGCCGTCGCGCTGCTGCGGTCGCGCGGCGTTCTGCCGGCTCGGCTGCGCCTGCTCTACCTCGCCGACGGCCAGGTGCTGGACTACACCCCCGACCTCGACGAGCTTCTGCGGTTCGAGAAGACGCTGATGGCCATCTGGTCCGCCATCCGGGCAGCCGGTGCCACCGGTGATTTCCGCCCCAATCCGTCCCGCCTGTGCGACTGGTGCGCTCACCGCGCGCACTGCCCCGTCTTCGGCGGCACGCCTCCGCCCTACCCGGGCTGGCCGCAGGTTCCCGACGAGGGCGACCCTGATGCGGTCCTGCGCGCACCGGATGCCGCCGCGTGA
- a CDS encoding DUF503 domain-containing protein gives MWIGWLEFDLLLGDVRSLKQKRSAVRPLVAELAHRFSVSAAETGSQDLHRRAGVGVGVVSADRAHAVTVLDAAERLVAARPEFELLSVRRGLRRSDDD, from the coding sequence ATGTGGATCGGCTGGCTGGAGTTCGACCTGCTGCTCGGCGACGTGCGATCGCTCAAGCAGAAACGTTCTGCCGTGCGACCCCTGGTCGCCGAGCTGGCGCACCGCTTCTCGGTGTCGGCGGCCGAGACCGGATCCCAGGACCTGCACCGGCGCGCGGGCGTCGGAGTCGGCGTGGTGTCCGCTGACCGGGCGCATGCGGTGACGGTGCTCGACGCCGCCGAACGGCTGGTCGCGGCGCGGCCGGAGTTCGAACTGCTGTCGGTGCGGCGCGGGCTCCGGCGCAGCGACGACGACTGA
- a CDS encoding adenosine-specific kinase, whose product MTAPSLSWDVVSVDKPDDLNVIIGQAHFIKTVEDLHEALAGVSSALRFGLAFCEASGPRLVRRSGNDPELVELAARNALAVAAGHCFVIFLREGFPVNVLNPIKAVPEVCGIFCATANPVDVVIAVTPHGRGIVGVVDGEVPLGVETGEDAVDRRNLLRAIGYKL is encoded by the coding sequence GTGACCGCGCCGTCGCTGTCCTGGGATGTGGTGTCCGTCGACAAGCCGGACGACCTCAACGTGATCATCGGCCAGGCGCACTTCATCAAGACGGTTGAGGACCTGCACGAGGCCCTCGCCGGCGTCAGCTCGGCGCTTCGGTTCGGTCTGGCGTTCTGCGAGGCGTCGGGACCCCGGTTGGTGCGGCGGTCGGGGAATGACCCCGAGCTGGTCGAGCTGGCCGCCCGCAACGCACTGGCCGTCGCTGCCGGGCACTGTTTCGTGATCTTCTTGCGGGAGGGCTTTCCCGTCAACGTGCTCAACCCGATCAAGGCGGTTCCGGAGGTCTGCGGGATCTTCTGTGCGACGGCCAATCCGGTGGATGTCGTGATCGCGGTGACCCCACACGGTCGCGGCATCGTCGGGGTCGTCGACGGCGAGGTGCCGCTCGGCGTGGAAACCGGGGAGGATGCGGTCGACCGGCGCAACCTGTTGCGCGCCATCGGCTACAAGCTCTGA
- a CDS encoding thioesterase family protein, translating into MIDCLFRRRGVDGEFSLFESTDGTRSNWDPQIQHGSPPLALLTRAIEELAAGRGLRVGRLTLDILGAIPVAPVRVSARVDRPGSRISLMVAEMAIDRPDGSRRTVARVTAWLLATSDTHDAAVDRYPPMTEGSAAGAAHAWEGAPGYLETVSWRRQPTAPGAAAEAWISPLVPLVDSEPTTALQRLAMVVDCANGIGAALDPEQFVFMNTDTVVHLHRLPDGDDFGLRARGSIGPDGIGVTTAEIFDRGGFIGTCAQTLLVQRRG; encoded by the coding sequence GTGATCGACTGCCTGTTCCGCCGACGGGGCGTCGACGGCGAGTTCTCGCTGTTCGAGTCCACCGACGGCACCCGCAGCAACTGGGATCCGCAGATCCAGCACGGGTCGCCGCCGCTGGCGCTGCTGACCCGCGCGATCGAGGAGCTGGCTGCGGGCAGGGGGCTGCGGGTCGGGCGGCTCACGCTGGACATCCTCGGCGCGATCCCCGTCGCGCCGGTGCGGGTGAGCGCCCGGGTGGATCGGCCCGGTTCCCGGATCTCGCTGATGGTCGCGGAGATGGCCATCGACCGTCCCGACGGCAGCCGGCGGACCGTCGCCCGGGTGACCGCGTGGCTGCTGGCGACCAGTGATACGCACGACGCCGCGGTGGACCGCTATCCCCCGATGACCGAGGGCAGCGCGGCCGGCGCCGCACACGCCTGGGAAGGGGCGCCGGGGTACCTGGAGACCGTCAGCTGGCGCAGGCAGCCGACCGCACCCGGCGCCGCCGCCGAGGCGTGGATCAGTCCGCTTGTGCCGCTGGTGGATTCGGAACCGACGACCGCACTGCAGCGCTTGGCGATGGTGGTGGACTGCGCCAACGGCATCGGGGCGGCCCTGGATCCGGAGCAGTTCGTGTTCATGAACACCGACACCGTGGTGCATCTGCACCGGTTGCCCGACGGCGACGACTTCGGGTTGCGGGCCCGCGGGTCGATCGGGCCCGACGGCATCGGGGTGACGACGGCGGAGATCTTCGACCGCGGCGGATTCATCGGAACCTGCGCGCAGACGCTGCTGGTGCAGCGGCGCGGGTGA
- a CDS encoding ubiquitin-like protein Pup, which yields MAQEQTKRGGGGGDDDDPTASTAAGQERREKLTEETDDLLDEIDDVLEENAEDFVRAYVQKGGQ from the coding sequence ATGGCTCAGGAGCAGACCAAGCGCGGCGGCGGAGGCGGCGACGACGACGACCCCACCGCCAGCACGGCCGCCGGCCAGGAGCGCCGCGAGAAGCTGACCGAAGAGACCGACGATCTGCTCGACGAGATCGATGACGTCCTCGAGGAGAACGCAGAAGACTTCGTGCGTGCGTACGTGCAGAAGGGTGGACAGTGA
- the arc gene encoding proteasome ATPase, giving the protein MSESERPEASDAFGASPQSRLSGDDAAELEQLRREAAALREQLESAVGPQSGLRSARDVHQLEARIDSLAARNAKLMDTLKEARQQLLALREEVDRLGQPPSGYGVLLSVQEDDTVDVFTSGRKMRLTCSPNIDTKELKKGQTVRLNEALTVVEAGHYESVGEISTLREILSDGHRALVVGHADEERIVWLAEPLVASEDLPDGYDDDVLGDDRPRKLRPGDSLLVDTKAGYAFERIPKAEVEDLVLEEVPDVSYHDIGGLTRQIEQIRDAVELPFLHKELYREYSLRPPKGVLLYGPPGCGKTLIAKAVANSLAKKMAEVRGDDAREAKSYFLNIKGPELLNKFVGETERHIRLIFQRAREKASEGTPVIVFFDEMDSIFRTRGTGVSSDVETTVVPQLLSEIDGVEGLENVIVIGASNREDMIDPAILRPGRLDVKIKIERPDAEAAQDIFSKYLTAELPIHADDLSEFNGDRRLTIKAMIEKVVERMYAEIDDNRFLEVTYANGDKEVMYFKDFNSGAMIQNVVDRAKKNAIKSVLETGQPGLRIQHLLDSIVDEFAENEDLPNTTNPDDWARISGKKGERIVYIRTLVTGKSSSASRAIDTESNLGQYL; this is encoded by the coding sequence ATGAGTGAGTCCGAACGTCCCGAAGCCTCTGATGCCTTCGGGGCATCCCCCCAGAGCCGGCTGTCCGGCGATGACGCTGCCGAGCTGGAGCAGTTGCGCCGCGAAGCGGCCGCCCTGCGCGAGCAGCTCGAAAGTGCGGTCGGGCCGCAGAGCGGACTGCGCAGCGCCCGCGACGTCCACCAGCTCGAGGCCCGCATCGATTCCCTGGCCGCGCGTAACGCCAAGCTGATGGACACCCTCAAGGAGGCGCGTCAGCAGTTGCTGGCGCTCCGCGAGGAGGTCGACCGCCTCGGTCAGCCCCCGAGCGGCTACGGCGTGCTGCTGTCGGTGCAGGAGGACGACACCGTCGACGTGTTCACCTCCGGTCGCAAGATGCGCCTGACGTGCTCCCCGAACATCGACACCAAAGAGCTCAAGAAGGGTCAGACGGTCCGCCTCAACGAGGCGCTCACGGTGGTCGAGGCCGGTCACTACGAGTCGGTCGGCGAGATCAGCACCCTGCGCGAGATCCTCTCCGACGGCCACCGGGCGCTGGTCGTCGGCCACGCCGACGAGGAGCGCATCGTGTGGCTGGCCGAGCCGCTGGTCGCGTCCGAGGATCTGCCCGACGGCTACGACGACGACGTGCTCGGCGACGACCGGCCGCGCAAGCTGCGCCCTGGCGACTCGCTGCTGGTCGACACCAAGGCCGGGTACGCCTTCGAGCGCATCCCCAAGGCCGAGGTCGAGGACCTGGTGCTCGAGGAGGTGCCCGACGTCAGCTACCACGACATCGGCGGTCTCACCCGCCAGATCGAGCAGATCCGCGACGCCGTCGAGCTGCCGTTCCTGCACAAGGAGCTCTACCGCGAGTACTCGCTGCGCCCGCCCAAGGGCGTGCTGCTCTACGGCCCGCCCGGCTGCGGCAAGACGCTGATCGCCAAGGCGGTGGCCAACTCGCTGGCCAAGAAGATGGCCGAGGTCCGTGGCGACGACGCCCGCGAGGCGAAGTCCTACTTCCTCAACATCAAGGGCCCGGAGCTGCTGAACAAGTTCGTCGGCGAGACCGAGCGGCACATCCGGCTGATCTTCCAGCGCGCGCGGGAGAAGGCGTCCGAGGGCACGCCCGTCATCGTGTTCTTCGACGAGATGGACTCGATCTTCCGCACCCGCGGCACCGGGGTCAGCTCCGACGTGGAGACCACGGTGGTGCCCCAGCTGCTCAGCGAGATCGACGGTGTGGAGGGACTGGAGAACGTCATCGTCATCGGCGCCTCCAACCGCGAGGACATGATCGACCCGGCGATCCTGCGGCCCGGCCGCCTGGACGTCAAGATCAAGATCGAGCGGCCGGACGCGGAGGCGGCGCAGGACATCTTCAGCAAGTACCTCACAGCGGAACTGCCGATTCACGCCGACGATCTCTCCGAGTTCAACGGGGACCGCCGCCTGACGATCAAGGCGATGATCGAGAAGGTCGTCGAGCGGATGTACGCCGAGATCGACGACAACCGGTTCCTGGAGGTCACCTACGCCAACGGTGACAAGGAAGTCATGTACTTCAAGGACTTCAACTCCGGGGCGATGATCCAGAACGTCGTGGACCGGGCGAAGAAGAACGCGATCAAGTCCGTGCTGGAGACCGGCCAGCCCGGTCTGCGCATCCAGCACCTGCTGGACTCGATCGTCGACGAGTTCGCAGAGAACGAGGATCTGCCCAACACCACCAATCCCGATGACTGGGCCCGCATCTCGGGCAAGAAGGGCGAGCGGATCGTGTACATCCGCACGTTGGTCACCGGGAAGAGTTCGTCGGCGAGCCGGGCGATCGACACCGAGTCGAACCTGGGTCAGTATCTGTAG
- a CDS encoding tRNA (adenine-N1)-methyltransferase: MRRTGPFDVGDRVQLTDAKGRRYTMVLKPGGEFHTHRGIISLDGVIGLPEGSVVRSTNGDQFLVLRPLLVDYVMSMPRGAQVVYPKDAAQIVHEGDIFPGARVLEAGAGSGALTCSLLRAVGPEGRVTSYEVREDHAEHAIRNVATFFGEQPTNWELVLADVADYAGPEVDRVVLDMLAPWEVLEAVGNALVPGGVLMIYVATVTQLSKTVEALREQQCWTEPRAWESMQRGWHVVGLAVRPEHSMRGHTAFLISARKLAPGAIAPIPLRKKRPTV; the protein is encoded by the coding sequence GTGCGCAGAACCGGTCCGTTCGACGTGGGTGACCGCGTGCAACTCACCGATGCCAAGGGCAGGCGCTACACGATGGTGCTCAAGCCGGGCGGTGAATTCCACACCCACCGCGGCATCATCTCGCTCGACGGGGTGATCGGGCTGCCCGAGGGCAGTGTGGTGCGATCGACCAACGGCGACCAGTTCCTCGTGCTGCGTCCCCTGCTGGTCGACTATGTGATGTCGATGCCGCGCGGCGCCCAGGTCGTCTATCCCAAGGACGCCGCGCAGATCGTCCACGAGGGGGACATCTTCCCCGGGGCGCGGGTGCTCGAAGCCGGCGCAGGCTCGGGCGCCCTGACGTGCTCGCTGCTGCGTGCGGTCGGACCCGAGGGCCGGGTGACGTCGTACGAGGTGCGCGAGGATCACGCCGAGCACGCGATCCGCAACGTGGCCACCTTCTTCGGCGAGCAGCCCACGAACTGGGAACTGGTGCTCGCCGACGTCGCCGACTACGCCGGACCCGAGGTCGACCGGGTGGTGCTCGACATGCTCGCGCCGTGGGAGGTGCTGGAGGCCGTCGGCAACGCGCTGGTCCCGGGCGGGGTCCTGATGATCTACGTCGCGACCGTGACCCAGTTGTCGAAGACGGTCGAGGCGCTGCGCGAACAGCAGTGCTGGACCGAGCCGCGGGCCTGGGAGAGCATGCAGCGCGGCTGGCACGTCGTCGGTCTGGCGGTGCGTCCGGAGCATTCCATGCGGGGCCACACTGCCTTTCTGATCAGCGCGCGCAAATTGGCTCCCGGTGCGATCGCGCCGATCCCGCTGCGCAAGAAGCGCCCGACGGTCTGA
- the dop gene encoding pup deamidase/depupylase: MQRIIGTEVEYGISSPSDPTANPILTSTQAVLAYAAAAGLQRAKRTRWDYEVESPLRDARGFDLSRASGPPPVVDADEVGAANMILTNGARLYVDHAHPEYSAPECTDPMDAVIWDKAGERVMEAAARHVASVPGAAKLQLYKNNVDGKGASYGSHENYLMSRQTPFSAVIAGLTPFLVSRQVVTGSGRVGIGPSGDEPGFQLSQRSDYIEVEVGLETTLKRGIINTRDEPHADADKYRRLHVIIGDANLAETSTYLKLGATSLVLDLIEEGPQIGADLSDLALARPVHAVHVLSRDPSLRATVALADGRELTGLALQRIYLDRVAKLVDSRDPDPRASHVLETWAHVLDLLERDPMECADLLDWPAKLRLLEGFRNRENLSWNAPRLHLVDLQYSDVRLDKGLYNRLVARGSMKRLVTEQQVLDAVENPPTDTRAYFRGECLRRFGADIAAASWDSVIFDLGGDSLVRIPTLEPLRGSKAHVGALLDSVDSAAELVEQLTN, from the coding sequence ATGCAACGGATCATCGGAACGGAGGTCGAGTACGGGATCTCCTCGCCGTCCGATCCGACGGCGAATCCGATCTTGACCTCGACTCAGGCCGTGCTGGCCTACGCCGCCGCGGCGGGTCTGCAGCGGGCCAAGCGCACCCGGTGGGACTACGAGGTGGAATCCCCGCTGCGCGACGCCCGGGGGTTCGACCTGAGCCGCGCGTCCGGTCCGCCGCCGGTCGTCGACGCCGACGAGGTCGGCGCGGCCAACATGATCCTCACCAACGGCGCCCGGCTCTACGTCGACCACGCCCATCCCGAGTACTCCGCGCCCGAGTGCACCGACCCGATGGACGCGGTGATCTGGGACAAGGCCGGCGAGCGGGTGATGGAGGCGGCGGCCCGCCACGTCGCGAGCGTGCCCGGGGCGGCCAAGCTGCAGCTCTACAAGAACAACGTCGACGGCAAGGGCGCGTCGTACGGCTCGCACGAGAACTACCTGATGTCGCGGCAGACGCCGTTCTCGGCCGTCATCGCCGGCCTCACCCCGTTCCTGGTGTCCCGGCAGGTGGTCACCGGGTCGGGCCGGGTCGGCATCGGCCCCTCGGGGGACGAGCCGGGCTTCCAGCTCTCGCAGCGCTCCGACTACATCGAGGTCGAGGTCGGGCTGGAGACGACGCTCAAGCGCGGCATCATCAACACCCGCGACGAGCCGCACGCCGACGCGGACAAGTACCGCAGGCTGCACGTGATCATCGGCGACGCCAACCTCGCCGAGACGTCCACCTACCTCAAGCTGGGCGCCACGTCGCTGGTGCTCGACCTGATCGAGGAGGGGCCGCAGATCGGCGCCGATCTGAGCGACCTGGCGCTGGCCCGGCCGGTGCACGCCGTGCACGTGCTCTCCCGCGACCCGTCGCTGCGCGCCACCGTGGCTCTGGCCGACGGGCGGGAGCTGACGGGCCTGGCGCTGCAGCGGATCTACCTCGATCGTGTCGCGAAGCTGGTCGACAGCCGCGACCCGGATCCGCGCGCCTCCCACGTCCTCGAGACGTGGGCGCACGTGCTGGATCTGCTCGAGCGCGACCCGATGGAGTGTGCGGATCTGCTGGACTGGCCGGCCAAGCTGCGTCTGCTCGAGGGTTTCCGCAATCGGGAGAACCTCAGCTGGAACGCGCCGCGGCTGCACCTGGTGGATCTGCAGTACTCGGATGTGCGGCTCGACAAGGGCCTCTACAACCGGCTCGTGGCACGCGGCTCGATGAAGCGGTTGGTCACCGAGCAGCAGGTGCTCGACGCCGTGGAGAACCCGCCCACCGACACGCGGGCGTACTTCCGCGGGGAGTGCCTGCGGCGGTTCGGCGCCGACATCGCCGCGGCCAGCTGGGATTCGGTGATCTTCGATCTCGGCGGCGACTCGCTGGTGCGGATCCCGACACTCGAACCGCTGAGGGGCAGCAAGGCCCATGTCGGGGCCCTGCTGGATTCGGTGGACAGCGCCGCGGAGCTCGTCGAGCAACTGACGAACTGA
- a CDS encoding DUF4333 domain-containing protein yields the protein MTCVADLDGNDVRVRASFTDDDYNVDFATIDTVYDLDDTAAGLAEQISAEYGFDVDVECGRGLKVVEVGQAFECSATDPQGATRSVKVTAGGAGDKDKWEIVG from the coding sequence ATGACGTGCGTCGCTGATCTGGACGGCAACGACGTCCGGGTCAGGGCCAGCTTCACCGACGACGATTACAACGTCGATTTCGCCACCATCGACACCGTCTACGACCTCGACGACACCGCGGCCGGACTGGCCGAGCAGATCTCGGCCGAGTACGGGTTCGACGTCGATGTCGAGTGCGGGCGCGGCCTCAAGGTCGTCGAAGTGGGACAGGCATTCGAGTGTTCGGCCACCGATCCTCAGGGTGCCACACGATCGGTGAAGGTGACCGCCGGCGGCGCCGGTGACAAAGACAAGTGGGAGATCGTCGGCTGA
- a CDS encoding phenylacetate--CoA ligase family protein has protein sequence MSERLDLLNMAWEAWRFRRGDGPAIADRQQIRLDELVHHARTASPYYRHLYRNVPSGPVDVRSLPVTAKRELMGHFDDWVTDPDITIETLRRDFLADPALAGAPYLGRYHVVTTSGTTGDPAVIVHDARSWALLSLVGRRGEWHTVTTRHVLGGMARRGLRVAALFVGGGHFGAAAALESARRRNPSFAKRFRVFSVLRPIAALVAELNDFQPTVLEGYPSALTLLAAEQRAGRLCIRPVLAITAGEELTAPAGADIESTFDDCVVQNRYGSAEFVALGAQCSAGLFHINSDWFLFEPVDEHYRPVAPGAISHTVLVTNLANRVQPLIRYDLGDRVEPATSPCPCGNGLPGITVQGRAGDLLTFASPEGESVWVLPLALGTVVEETAGVRRFQVIRTQPQTVTVRLECEPDADPVGVRRAVDARLREFFRSQGVAPVDVRHAAEPPSVDAKSGKFRQVWSATSE, from the coding sequence GTGTCCGAGCGCCTCGACCTGCTGAACATGGCCTGGGAGGCGTGGCGGTTCCGCCGCGGCGACGGCCCCGCCATCGCGGACCGTCAGCAAATCCGGCTGGACGAGCTGGTACACCACGCCCGTACGGCCTCTCCCTACTACCGGCATCTCTACCGCAACGTACCGTCAGGACCGGTCGACGTGCGATCACTCCCGGTGACCGCCAAGCGCGAACTCATGGGCCACTTCGACGATTGGGTGACCGACCCCGACATCACGATCGAGACGCTGCGGCGTGACTTCCTGGCCGATCCCGCGCTGGCGGGTGCGCCCTACCTCGGCCGGTACCACGTCGTGACGACGTCCGGCACGACCGGCGACCCGGCGGTCATCGTCCACGACGCACGGTCGTGGGCGTTGTTGTCGCTCGTGGGCAGGCGCGGGGAATGGCACACCGTGACGACGCGCCACGTGCTGGGCGGGATGGCGCGGCGCGGGCTCCGCGTCGCCGCGCTCTTCGTCGGCGGTGGTCACTTCGGCGCGGCCGCGGCTCTGGAAAGCGCCCGGCGACGCAATCCGTCGTTCGCCAAACGGTTCCGGGTGTTCTCGGTGCTGCGTCCGATCGCGGCTCTGGTGGCCGAGCTCAACGACTTCCAGCCGACCGTACTCGAAGGCTATCCGAGCGCGCTGACGCTCCTGGCTGCAGAACAACGGGCGGGCCGCCTGTGCATCCGGCCAGTCCTGGCGATCACCGCGGGCGAGGAACTGACCGCCCCGGCCGGTGCCGATATCGAGTCGACGTTCGACGACTGTGTGGTCCAAAACCGTTACGGGTCAGCTGAATTCGTGGCTCTGGGAGCTCAGTGTTCGGCGGGTCTGTTCCACATCAACAGCGATTGGTTTCTGTTCGAGCCGGTCGACGAGCACTATCGACCGGTTGCCCCCGGAGCCATCTCCCACACCGTGCTCGTCACCAACCTGGCCAACCGCGTACAGCCGCTGATCCGCTACGACCTCGGCGACCGTGTCGAACCGGCGACATCGCCGTGCCCGTGCGGCAACGGGCTGCCCGGGATCACCGTGCAGGGGCGGGCCGGCGACCTTCTGACCTTCGCGTCACCGGAGGGAGAGTCGGTGTGGGTACTACCGCTGGCTCTCGGAACCGTGGTCGAGGAGACGGCCGGAGTCCGCCGATTCCAGGTGATCCGCACGCAACCACAGACGGTCACGGTGCGACTGGAGTGCGAACCCGATGCCGATCCGGTCGGGGTGCGTCGGGCGGTCGATGCCCGGCTTCGTGAGTTCTTCCGAAGCCAGGGCGTCGCACCGGTCGACGTCCGGCACGCCGCGGAGCCACCGTCGGTCGACGCGAAGAGCGGCAAGTTCCGTCAAGTCTGGTCTGCCACGAGCGAATAG
- the prcB gene encoding proteasome subunit beta yields the protein MTWPHRDQSFPHPFPGAFDALPRGLSHGGVNLSSFSDFLRQQAPHLLPGPGGPGPTSLPTEAVPHGTTIVALKFPGGVLMAGDRRATQGNMIASRDVQKVYITDDYTVTGIAGTAAIAVEFARLYAVELEHYEKIEGVPLTFPGKVNRLATMVRGNLGAALQGFIALPLLAGYDLDDPNPERAGRIVSFDAAGGHNLEEEGYQSVGSGSIFAKSSMKKLYAQVRDAESALRVAIEALYDAADDDSATGGPDLVRGIFPTAVSIDAEGAVEVTEQQIAALCREIIENRSRTDTFGPNAEPLRGDEL from the coding sequence GTGACCTGGCCGCATCGCGATCAGTCCTTTCCCCACCCGTTCCCGGGAGCTTTTGACGCCTTGCCGCGGGGTCTGTCACACGGCGGAGTGAATCTGTCGTCGTTCTCGGACTTCCTGCGTCAGCAGGCGCCACATCTGCTGCCCGGACCCGGTGGACCTGGGCCGACCAGCCTGCCGACCGAAGCCGTTCCGCACGGCACCACGATCGTGGCGCTGAAGTTCCCCGGCGGCGTGCTGATGGCCGGTGACCGGCGGGCCACGCAAGGCAACATGATCGCCAGCCGCGACGTGCAGAAGGTGTACATCACCGACGACTACACGGTCACCGGCATCGCGGGCACGGCCGCGATCGCGGTGGAGTTCGCGCGCCTCTACGCCGTGGAACTCGAGCACTACGAGAAGATCGAGGGAGTGCCGCTGACGTTCCCGGGCAAGGTGAACCGGCTGGCCACCATGGTGCGCGGCAATCTCGGCGCGGCGCTGCAGGGCTTCATCGCGCTGCCGCTGCTGGCGGGTTACGACCTCGATGATCCGAACCCCGAGCGGGCCGGCCGGATCGTGTCGTTCGACGCAGCCGGCGGTCACAACCTCGAGGAGGAGGGCTACCAGTCCGTCGGCTCGGGGTCGATCTTCGCCAAATCATCGATGAAGAAGCTGTACGCGCAGGTGCGCGATGCCGAGTCGGCGCTGAGGGTGGCCATCGAGGCACTCTATGACGCCGCCGACGACGATTCCGCGACCGGCGGTCCCGACCTGGTGCGGGGGATCTTCCCGACCGCGGTGAGCATCGACGCCGAGGGCGCGGTCGAGGTCACCGAGCAGCAGATCGCCGCGCTGTGCCGCGAGATCATCGAGAATCGTTCGCGGACAGACACGTTCGGGCCCAATGCGGAACCCCTTCGAGGTGACGAGCTGTGA